A genomic stretch from Leptotrichia sp. HSP-536 includes:
- a CDS encoding DUF333 domain-containing protein gives MKNLKMVVSVFMIAASIVGMAAAKKAVRKDTTKKGTTKSPVVGMANPASTYCVQKGGESIIVKGKDGEYGVCKLKDGTAVEEWEYYRQNNPDSTSKNEPVIGMPNPASVFCEKHGGKSINVKDKDGNEVGKCQFKDGTKVDEWHYYRENN, from the coding sequence ATGAAAAATTTAAAAATGGTTGTAAGTGTATTCATGATTGCCGCCTCTATTGTTGGAATGGCTGCAGCAAAAAAAGCAGTAAGAAAGGATACTACAAAAAAAGGAACTACTAAATCTCCAGTTGTTGGAATGGCGAATCCAGCTTCAACATATTGTGTTCAAAAAGGTGGAGAATCAATAATCGTAAAAGGTAAGGATGGAGAATATGGAGTTTGTAAATTAAAAGATGGAACAGCAGTGGAAGAATGGGAATACTACAGACAAAATAACCCTGATTCTACTTCAAAAAATGAGCCTGTGATTGGAATGCCAAATCCAGCTTCAGTTTTTTGTGAAAAACACGGTGGAAAATCTATTAATGTAAAAGATAAAGATGGAAATGAAGTAGGAAAATGTCAATTTAAAGATGGAACAAAAGTGGATGAATGGCATTATTACAGAGAAAATAATTAA